Genomic segment of Hydra vulgaris chromosome 08, alternate assembly HydraT2T_AEP:
GTTGCTAGTCTTTTTGATTATATCGCCCAAAGGGACTACAAaaccaatgttttttgaaagtGGCCAGGCAATCAACAAACAAGCAAACGTCGGATGTCTCCGCAAGCGGTTAATACCCTTCGTTGATgaacattataaaaaagaagagtACTTGTTCTGGCCAGATTTAGCTAGCTCACACTATGCAAATAAAGCAGTTTCTTTTCTTGATGCCAATATCATCAAATACCTGCTAAAGGTAAAAAATCCACCCAATGTACCAGAAGCTCAACCAATTGAGGACTTTTGGGGTCAGTTGAAACGCTTAGTCTACGAGGATAATTGGCAAGCAACAAGCATTCCTTAACTCAAACGACGTATCATGAATTGTCTTAACAAAATGGATCCGGAAGTGGCTAAACGTTATGCCTCAATGACTCCAGTTCGTCTAGGTCGAATTgcttttattgatgttattgaaaaccaataaatatttttataaatatcatataattgtttataaatttattttaaattaaatttgatagcTATGTAACTATGgctataataacaattttaaagttgtCTCATTTTTTAGTCATCAggtgttattatatatatatatatatatatatatatatatatatatatatatatatatatatatataaataaatatatatatatatataaataaatatatatatatatatatatatatatacatatatatatatatatatataatatatatatatatatatatatatatatatatatacatatatatatatatatatatatatatatatatatatatatatatatatatatatatatatatatatatatatatatatatatatagttttgtgTTGTTTTATGTGTAAATTTGTGGTAGCACATAAAACACTGAGTATACATTgcttatatgtaatatttataattgtatatatgttttcatataatacataagaataaaataatttaaaatgaaatgagTTGGATTCCGTTTCGTAAACAAGGCAAAAAGActattcttgataaaaaaacatgttttgagTATGAAAGCAACATTGAGCGATTAAATAAAGTTGAAGCTAGCACGAGAAAGGTTTACAAAGAGGGAAAAAAACATTTGGAGAGTAATGCATCACTTAGCAAAATGCAACAGCGATTTGCGCAAGAATTAAATGTTGGTGCATCCATTAAAGAAACAGACGAACGATTATTTAACATAACACAAAGTTTACAACAAACTTTAGTTCATCAGTCTGAACTTCTTCGAgaattaaacaacaatattcAAAAATCATTTGTAGATCCAATGAAAAAATTTACGTCGAATTTTGCATTAGTAAATAATGCCATTAAAAGAAGAGATCAAAGTTTAAGTGAGTACACCAAATACAATAATCGTAGGGAAAAGTTTTTGGAGAAAGAAAGTCAATCAGGTAAATTTGATGCAAATGAAAGATATTTAGCATTAGCAAAAGCTGATTTTGAGCGTAGAAACATTAAGCTTATGGAGGAATTGCCGAAATTTTTTGATTGCAGAAGTACATATTTTATGTTGTGTTTTAAAGAGCTGGTTAAAAGTGAGCATGACTATTTTAGTAAATCTCGTGAAATATTCGAACAATTAGCTGAAAAAGTTGATTGTCCGATAGAACAACTAACAGAAGAGGAATATAGAGAGGAAACAAGTAAACGTTTAGCTGACATTAGAACGTTGTCTATTGTTGggtaaagatttttattttattaagatttcttttttcttataagCGTTATGTTGTTACACTATTATTCGCCTATGTTAtaattgtgtatttttttaaatgtatgtgtatattatattttttaacatgtcCTTTTTTAGGTATTTTGTATATTTGCCATGGTTTTAAATAGCATGTAAATAAtcgatttaaatatttatggatttaaaa
This window contains:
- the LOC100207940 gene encoding bridging integrator 3 produces the protein MSWIPFRKQGKKTILDKKTCFEYESNIERLNKVEASTRKVYKEGKKHLESNASLSKMQQRFAQELNVGASIKETDERLFNITQSLQQTLVHQSELLRELNNNIQKSFVDPMKKFTSNFALVNNAIKRRDQSLSEYTKYNNRREKFLEKESQSGKFDANERYLALAKADFERRNIKLMEELPKFFDCRSTYFMLCFKELVKSEHDYFSKSREIFEQLAEKVDCPIEQLTEEEYREETSKRLADIRTLSIVG